One Candidatus Binatia bacterium DNA window includes the following coding sequences:
- the scpB gene encoding segregation and condensation protein B: MNENHEREEKLEEGRLRSVVESLLFASPEPLSDRRLAELTGESASSVRRVLRELASEYAEAGRGIRLEEVAGGFQLRTAPENAAWVRALFRERPRRLGRAALETLAIVAYRQPITRAEIEEIRGVDVEGVLAGLVERGLVRICGRKETVGRPLLYGTTDAFLEQFGLRSLADLPPLRSGETHGAEQGHEPSQEEGGNSPPEAPA, translated from the coding sequence ATGAACGAGAACCACGAGCGTGAAGAAAAGCTCGAGGAAGGACGGTTGCGGTCGGTCGTCGAAAGCCTTCTTTTCGCGAGCCCCGAGCCTCTTTCCGACCGCAGGCTCGCCGAGCTCACCGGCGAGTCGGCGTCCTCGGTTCGGCGGGTTCTTCGCGAGCTCGCCTCGGAGTACGCCGAAGCCGGGCGAGGGATTCGCCTCGAGGAGGTAGCGGGCGGTTTCCAGCTCAGGACGGCGCCGGAGAACGCGGCCTGGGTTCGGGCCCTTTTCCGGGAAAGGCCCCGTCGGCTCGGGCGGGCAGCTCTCGAAACGCTCGCGATCGTGGCCTACCGGCAGCCGATCACGCGGGCGGAGATCGAGGAAATCCGGGGCGTGGACGTGGAGGGGGTTCTCGCGGGGCTCGTCGAACGGGGGCTCGTGCGGATCTGCGGGCGGAAGGAGACGGTGGGGCGCCCCCTTCTTTACGGGACGACGGATGCGTTTCTCGAGCAGTTCGGTCTTCGGAGCCTCGCGGATCTACCGCCGTTGAGGAGCGGTGAAACTCATGGAGCCGAGCAAGGACACGAGCCCTCGCAGGAGGAGGGAGGGAATTCGCCTCCAGAAGCTCCTGCGTGA
- a CDS encoding transcriptional regulator → MPEPTKKIRPIVPFLRLENDGREGTLVGRRCKNCGAVYFGARVACAKCTEPGPFEEIPLSRRGTLWTYSIVHQSFPGIPTPYVAAIVDLPEGISVRCNLVDVEPDPKKIRFGMPVEMITRKVREDKDGNDVIAFFFRPVPETERSATEGGA, encoded by the coding sequence ATGCCGGAACCGACGAAAAAGATCCGACCGATCGTCCCGTTCTTGCGTCTCGAGAACGACGGGCGGGAAGGCACGCTGGTGGGACGGCGGTGCAAGAACTGCGGAGCGGTGTACTTCGGGGCCCGCGTCGCCTGCGCCAAGTGCACCGAGCCCGGTCCCTTCGAGGAAATCCCGCTGAGCCGGCGCGGGACGCTCTGGACCTACTCGATCGTCCACCAGTCCTTCCCGGGGATCCCGACGCCGTACGTCGCCGCCATCGTCGACCTCCCCGAAGGTATCAGCGTGCGCTGCAACCTCGTCGACGTCGAGCCGGACCCGAAGAAGATCCGCTTCGGGATGCCCGTGGAAATGATCACGAGGAAAGTGCGCGAGGACAAGGACGGGAACGACGTCATTGCCTTCTTTTTCCGGCCCGTTCCGGAAACGGAGCGCAGCGCGACGGAGGGCGGAGCATGA
- a CDS encoding alpha-L-glutamate ligase-like protein: MPLAIWRSLRERGVLGLNARNATYVLPENPRASYPRVDDKLLTKRLAASAGIPSPELLGVVSYHSELRGLPELLRPLHEFVLKPARGAQGNGILVVTEARDGVFLKSSGRKLRLEQIRQHVSSIISGVFSLRGDWDCCLVEALVRLHPAFADITWQGIPDIRVVVYRGVPVMAMCRLPTRASDGRANLHQGAIGVGIELGSGRAVHAVCLHRSVSRHPDTGAALVGFRVPRWDEVLELAARAADIGGLGYLGVDVVVDERHGPLLLELNARPGLGIQLANREGLEPRLAKVAALPPSELGSWQERCELARRLFSGPSS, from the coding sequence ATGCCCCTCGCCATCTGGCGTTCCCTCAGGGAGAGAGGCGTCCTGGGCCTGAACGCGAGGAACGCGACGTACGTCCTCCCCGAGAACCCGCGCGCCTCCTACCCCCGGGTGGACGACAAACTCCTCACCAAGCGGCTCGCGGCTTCGGCGGGAATTCCCTCTCCGGAGCTCCTCGGGGTGGTGTCCTACCATTCCGAGCTGCGCGGGCTTCCCGAGCTGCTCCGCCCCCTCCACGAGTTCGTGCTCAAACCGGCCCGCGGGGCGCAGGGGAACGGAATCCTCGTCGTCACCGAAGCTCGCGACGGCGTGTTCCTCAAGAGCAGCGGCCGGAAACTCCGGCTCGAGCAAATCCGCCAGCACGTCTCGAGCATCATTTCCGGCGTCTTTTCCCTTCGCGGGGACTGGGATTGCTGTCTCGTCGAAGCGCTCGTCCGGCTCCACCCCGCATTCGCCGACATCACCTGGCAGGGGATTCCCGACATCCGTGTCGTCGTCTACCGCGGCGTCCCGGTCATGGCCATGTGCCGTCTCCCCACGCGAGCTTCGGACGGCCGGGCCAACCTCCACCAGGGGGCCATCGGCGTGGGGATCGAGCTCGGTAGCGGCCGGGCCGTGCACGCGGTTTGCCTCCACCGCTCCGTTTCCCGGCACCCGGACACCGGGGCGGCGCTCGTCGGCTTTCGTGTTCCCCGTTGGGACGAAGTTCTCGAACTCGCAGCCCGGGCCGCGGACATCGGCGGGCTCGGTTACCTCGGTGTCGACGTCGTCGTGGACGAACGGCACGGTCCCTTGCTCCTCGAACTCAACGCCCGTCCCGGCCTCGGGATCCAACTCGCCAACCGGGAAGGGCTCGAGCCCCGGCTCGCGAAGGTGGCGGCCTTGCCGCCGTCGGAGCTCGGCTCCTGGCAAGAACGATGCGAACTCGCCCGCCGACTCTTCTCTGGACCGTCCTCCTGA
- the scpA gene encoding segregation and condensation protein A, with protein sequence MNDEERETWGDSPETYPRPEFRLDVFDGPLDLLLHLIKKNEVEITDIPVARITEQYLEVLEFMEELRLDVAAEFLVMAATLLLIKSRMLLPEEPSGAAAEDGEEDPRTELVRRLLEYQRYREAASILAGRPQLYQEVFPRPDAEEAEEPEPGPTKVSVWELLDAFRRVLERTRAAPVHRVERERVSLRDRVRLVLGALAARRRLTFDSLFEGSWTRLELVVTFLAVLELVRLGAVAAEQPEPLGPIVLVLAVDDPSRVRVDLLPEYEGEHEREPRA encoded by the coding sequence GTGAACGACGAAGAAAGAGAAACCTGGGGAGATTCCCCCGAGACGTATCCGAGGCCCGAGTTCCGCCTCGACGTGTTCGACGGCCCGCTCGACCTCCTGCTTCACCTGATCAAGAAAAACGAGGTGGAGATCACGGACATTCCCGTCGCTCGCATCACCGAGCAGTACCTCGAGGTGCTCGAGTTCATGGAGGAGCTACGGCTCGACGTGGCGGCGGAATTTCTCGTCATGGCCGCCACGCTCCTCCTGATCAAGTCGAGGATGTTGCTTCCGGAAGAGCCGTCGGGAGCGGCCGCCGAAGACGGAGAGGAGGACCCGCGGACCGAGCTCGTCCGCAGGCTTCTCGAGTACCAGCGTTACCGGGAAGCGGCGAGCATTCTGGCGGGGAGGCCCCAGCTCTACCAGGAGGTGTTCCCGCGCCCCGACGCCGAGGAGGCGGAAGAACCGGAGCCGGGTCCCACGAAGGTTTCCGTCTGGGAACTTCTCGATGCCTTCCGGCGGGTCCTCGAACGGACGCGGGCCGCTCCCGTGCACCGCGTCGAACGCGAACGCGTGTCGTTGAGGGATCGCGTTCGGCTCGTTCTCGGGGCGCTCGCCGCGAGGCGCAGGCTCACCTTCGACTCGCTTTTCGAAGGATCGTGGACGAGGCTCGAGCTCGTCGTCACGTTTCTCGCCGTGCTCGAGCTCGTCCGGCTGGGGGCGGTCGCCGCCGAGCAACCGGAGCCGCTCGGGCCGATCGTTCTCGTCCTCGCGGTGGACGACCCTTCCCGTGTCAGGGTGGACCTGCTTCCGGAATACGAGGGGGAGCATGAACGAGAACCACGAGCGTGA
- the rluB gene encoding pseudouridine synthase → MASRRKSEELLLAGRVRVNGRVVRELGTRVVPGRDRITLDGRLLRPVRSRVYVLLHKPRGVVTTVADPERRPTVLDLLGRFPARVFPVGRLDVQSSGLLLLTNDGNLAHSLLHPSFEVEREYAVKIEGTPRPEDLERLCRGVRVDGELLRARRAALRKARDGKSWISLVLTEGRRHEVRRLCRALGYPVLKLRRIRFGPLRLGTLPPGRWRHLSAEEVAALRRLARRRSGREPR, encoded by the coding sequence GTGGCTTCTCGCCGGAAGTCCGAGGAACTCCTTCTGGCCGGGCGGGTACGGGTCAACGGCCGGGTGGTCCGGGAACTCGGCACGAGGGTCGTTCCTGGCCGTGACCGGATCACGCTCGACGGCCGGCTCCTTCGGCCCGTGCGCTCGCGGGTCTACGTCCTGCTCCACAAGCCGAGGGGGGTCGTCACGACGGTAGCGGACCCGGAGCGACGCCCCACCGTGCTCGATCTTCTCGGACGCTTCCCTGCGCGCGTCTTTCCGGTGGGACGGCTCGACGTACAGTCCTCCGGCCTTCTCCTTCTCACGAACGACGGGAATCTGGCCCATTCTCTCCTGCATCCGAGCTTCGAGGTCGAGAGGGAGTACGCGGTCAAGATCGAAGGGACGCCCCGCCCCGAGGACCTCGAGCGTTTGTGTCGTGGTGTTCGCGTGGACGGCGAGCTTCTGCGTGCCCGGAGGGCGGCTTTGCGGAAGGCCCGGGACGGCAAGAGCTGGATTTCTCTGGTTCTGACCGAGGGGAGACGGCACGAGGTGCGAAGGCTCTGCCGCGCCCTCGGCTATCCGGTCCTCAAGCTCCGCCGCATCCGTTTCGGTCCTCTGCGTCTGGGGACTCTTCCTCCCGGCCGGTGGCGTCACCTCTCCGCCGAGGAGGTCGCGGCCTTGCGGCGGCTCGCCCGCCGACGATCGGGTCGGGAGCCGCGTTGA
- a CDS encoding gonadoliberin III, with the protein MRRSLLVSGALVLLGLGVFLYKVFGLHYPLTTSHLGSTWRVELVIHVSGKGARVVVDASLPGTSGYQTLLSEQVRSGPLRFSITEENAARTGRWSGRLSGAATVSYQVTVQTREYARAVPDSERRRSYPESVRPYLREAPAVQASDPAIAALGKELALEGGDKVKLAREIFEFVSREIGHLQSTGEMDALATLREGRGTPLGRARLFCALARAYELPCRIVSGIFLEDGTHDALHHWNEVYLGGAWVPADAVMRRFGTIPAGRLALAWDSGNVIRQEQTTSLSYRFDVQSELETYLHVVERRLSESSHPLDRVSLLLLPVQVQRHLRLLLLVPVGALAIAVFRSIVGFRTFGTFMPMLIALAFTATGLLYGTVFLTVVILGALATRLLIQRLYLLMVARVAFILTVVVLLLVVLMVATDRFRLPSEGISAFPFVIITMVVERMSVSLEEEGWRNTMNRLAATVLAIYFTYAVIQARWLQSFLLVFPEVLFVILGMLVLVGRYTGYRLVELLRFRELATEPAGTG; encoded by the coding sequence ATGCGCCGCTCGCTTCTCGTCAGCGGGGCGCTCGTGCTCCTCGGGCTCGGCGTTTTTCTCTACAAGGTGTTCGGCCTCCACTACCCGCTCACGACCTCCCACCTCGGCAGCACGTGGCGGGTCGAGCTCGTGATCCACGTGAGCGGGAAGGGAGCCCGTGTCGTCGTCGACGCTTCCCTCCCGGGAACGTCGGGCTATCAGACCCTCTTGAGCGAGCAGGTGAGATCCGGGCCTCTCCGGTTCAGCATCACGGAAGAAAACGCGGCGCGCACGGGACGCTGGAGCGGACGCCTGAGCGGTGCCGCGACGGTGAGCTATCAGGTGACCGTCCAGACCCGGGAATACGCGCGAGCGGTACCCGACTCCGAACGGCGCCGCTCCTACCCGGAGTCCGTCCGGCCCTACCTGCGGGAAGCCCCGGCCGTCCAGGCGTCGGACCCGGCCATTGCGGCCCTCGGGAAAGAACTCGCGCTCGAGGGCGGAGACAAGGTGAAGCTCGCACGGGAAATTTTCGAGTTCGTGAGTCGCGAGATCGGGCACCTCCAGAGCACCGGCGAAATGGACGCACTCGCCACCCTTCGGGAGGGACGGGGTACCCCCCTCGGGAGAGCGCGGCTTTTCTGTGCCCTGGCCCGGGCCTACGAGCTGCCCTGCCGGATCGTGTCCGGCATCTTCCTCGAAGACGGCACGCACGACGCGCTCCATCACTGGAACGAGGTCTACCTGGGAGGCGCGTGGGTCCCGGCCGACGCCGTGATGCGGCGATTCGGCACGATCCCGGCCGGCCGGCTCGCCTTGGCCTGGGATTCGGGGAACGTCATCCGGCAGGAACAGACGACTTCTCTCTCCTACCGCTTCGACGTGCAGTCGGAGCTCGAGACCTACCTCCACGTGGTCGAGCGCCGCCTCTCGGAGTCCTCGCATCCGCTCGACCGCGTTTCCCTCCTTCTCCTGCCCGTGCAAGTCCAGCGGCATCTCCGGCTCCTGCTCCTCGTTCCCGTCGGGGCCCTGGCCATCGCCGTGTTCCGCAGCATCGTGGGCTTCCGCACGTTCGGAACGTTCATGCCGATGCTCATCGCCCTGGCCTTCACCGCCACGGGGCTCCTCTACGGCACCGTTTTCCTCACGGTCGTCATCCTCGGCGCGCTCGCCACCCGGCTCCTGATCCAGCGACTCTACCTTCTCATGGTGGCCCGGGTCGCCTTCATCCTGACCGTCGTCGTCCTGCTGCTGGTCGTCCTCATGGTCGCGACCGACCGATTCCGCCTTCCGTCGGAAGGCATCAGCGCCTTCCCCTTCGTCATCATCACGATGGTGGTGGAGCGCATGAGCGTGAGCCTCGAAGAAGAGGGGTGGCGTAACACGATGAACCGACTTGCCGCCACGGTGCTGGCGATCTACTTCACGTATGCCGTGATCCAGGCTCGCTGGCTCCAGTCGTTCTTGCTGGTTTTTCCCGAAGTCCTGTTCGTCATCCTCGGCATGCTCGTGCTCGTGGGCCGGTACACGGGGTACCGGCTCGTGGAACTCTTGCGGTTCCGCGAACTCGCGACCGAGCCGGCGGGCACGGGATAG
- the trpS gene encoding tryptophan--tRNA ligase — protein MGTIVSGMRPTGRLHLGHLHGALRNWVRLQELHRCYFFVADWHALTTGPVEESLLELSREMVVDWLAAGLDPNKVTLFRQSQVPEHAELFLLLAMVTPTPWLVRNPTVKEQARDLGLLRSEDESEVVGLPYGLLGYPVLQAADVLLYKADAVPVGIDQAPHIELTREIARRFNGTYRPVFPEPAVLLTEAPKLPGTDGRKMSKSLRNAVFLSDAPEDVTRKLEKMATDPRRVRRNDPGEPEDCPAFRLHRIYCTPEEIDYVVRGCRTAGIGCLECKRIMIRHVLEDLEPIRKRREEWQGKPREVDRILEAGARAAAEVAGATMREVRRAVGLAEEGT, from the coding sequence ATGGGCACGATCGTGAGCGGTATGCGCCCCACCGGGCGGCTCCACCTGGGGCACCTCCACGGAGCGCTGAGAAACTGGGTCCGGCTGCAGGAGCTTCACCGCTGTTACTTTTTCGTGGCCGACTGGCACGCGCTCACCACCGGACCCGTCGAGGAGAGCTTGCTCGAGCTTTCGAGAGAAATGGTCGTGGACTGGCTCGCCGCGGGCCTGGACCCGAACAAGGTGACGCTCTTCCGGCAGTCGCAGGTGCCCGAGCACGCGGAACTGTTTCTGCTGCTCGCCATGGTGACCCCCACCCCGTGGCTCGTTCGCAACCCGACCGTGAAGGAGCAGGCCCGGGATCTCGGGCTTCTTCGGTCCGAGGACGAGAGCGAGGTGGTCGGGCTCCCCTACGGGCTTCTCGGCTACCCGGTCCTCCAGGCCGCGGACGTGCTTCTCTACAAAGCGGACGCGGTCCCCGTGGGGATCGACCAGGCTCCGCACATCGAGCTCACGCGCGAGATCGCTCGTCGTTTCAACGGAACCTACCGGCCCGTCTTTCCCGAGCCGGCGGTGCTTCTGACCGAAGCCCCGAAGCTGCCCGGCACGGACGGCCGCAAGATGAGCAAGAGTCTCCGAAACGCCGTCTTTCTCTCCGACGCCCCCGAGGACGTCACGCGGAAGCTCGAGAAGATGGCGACGGACCCCAGGCGGGTGCGCCGGAACGACCCGGGGGAGCCCGAAGACTGCCCCGCCTTCCGGCTGCACCGGATCTACTGCACGCCCGAGGAGATCGACTACGTCGTCCGCGGCTGCCGCACGGCCGGCATCGGTTGTCTCGAATGCAAACGGATCATGATTCGCCACGTTCTCGAGGACCTCGAACCCATCCGGAAGAGAAGGGAAGAGTGGCAAGGCAAGCCCCGGGAGGTGGATCGGATCCTCGAGGCCGGGGCGCGCGCGGCGGCCGAGGTGGCGGGGGCGACGATGCGAGAGGTCCGCCGTGCGGTGGGGCTCGCGGAGGAGGGGACGTGA
- the xerD gene encoding tyrosine recombinase XerD — translation MSATVDSALDRYLLHLAGERGLSRATVEAYARDLAEFSRYLEERGPARLSELEWADLLGFFQELERRGLSARSRARVLSSLRGFFRFLVREGQLATNPLRDLRAPRLGRKLPRVPSVGEMERLLDLPHEDALACRDAAMLELGYACGLRVSELVGLRTEQVNQQEGFVVVTGKGRRQRAVPLGRKAAARLRCYLEHARAELLRGRLSPYLFPGPSGRPLSRQAFWLALRRRARQRGLRGKLSPHGLRHAFATHLLEGGADLRAVQLMLGHADVSTTQIYTHVAPEHLREVHRRFHPRG, via the coding sequence ATGAGCGCAACGGTGGACTCGGCGCTCGATCGCTACCTCCTCCACCTGGCCGGGGAGCGGGGCCTTTCCCGGGCGACGGTCGAGGCCTATGCCCGTGACCTGGCGGAATTCTCCCGTTACCTCGAGGAGCGAGGCCCGGCTCGGCTTTCCGAGCTCGAGTGGGCGGATCTGCTCGGCTTTTTCCAGGAGCTCGAGCGCCGAGGGCTTTCTGCGCGGAGCCGTGCCCGGGTACTCTCGAGCCTCAGGGGCTTTTTCCGTTTCCTCGTTCGCGAGGGGCAACTCGCGACCAACCCGCTTCGCGATCTTCGGGCCCCGCGCCTCGGCCGCAAGTTGCCGAGGGTCCCCTCGGTCGGGGAGATGGAACGGCTTCTCGACCTGCCTCACGAGGACGCCCTGGCCTGTCGGGACGCGGCCATGCTCGAGCTCGGCTACGCGTGCGGGCTCAGGGTTTCCGAGCTCGTCGGGCTCCGGACCGAGCAGGTGAACCAGCAGGAGGGCTTCGTCGTCGTGACGGGAAAGGGGCGCAGGCAGCGGGCCGTGCCGCTCGGACGGAAAGCGGCAGCGCGGCTGCGCTGCTACCTCGAGCACGCTCGGGCGGAGCTCTTGCGCGGGCGGTTGAGCCCCTACCTGTTCCCGGGGCCGAGCGGGAGGCCGCTTTCCCGGCAAGCCTTCTGGCTCGCCTTGCGGCGAAGGGCTCGCCAGCGCGGTCTTCGCGGGAAGCTCTCGCCGCACGGGCTCCGGCACGCCTTCGCGACGCATCTCCTCGAGGGAGGGGCCGATCTGCGGGCCGTGCAACTCATGCTCGGGCACGCCGACGTCTCGACGACCCAAATCTACACCCATGTGGCCCCCGAGCACTTGCGGGAAGTTCACAGGAGATTCCACCCCCGGGGCTGA
- a CDS encoding thiolase, which produces MRDVYVLGVGMIKFGRYPEKDVAELGAEAAMLALRDAGLGIRDIQFFASGNLFQAHAMVGQRILQQLGQTGIPVVNVSNACATGSTALREAYLGVATGLYDITLAVGSEQMGKAGLLGGGGRGESVEGILGSGLMPAVFGQAGVEHMRKYGTTIEQFALVSVKNHRHSTKNPLSQYQVEVGLEDVLNARMVAYPNTLYMCCPTGDGAAAVVLASESVQKRKGQHKPVKIACSVLTSDPWTERDLSFPDVNTLTRNAAREAYEKAGVGPEDLDLVELHDCFATAELLHYENLGLCQEGEGGVRLEEGWFDHGGKIPVNVSGGLLSKGHPLGATGVANVTEIVHHLRGTAGDRQVEGARVGLAHVIGLGSACTIHILTS; this is translated from the coding sequence ATGAGAGACGTTTACGTACTGGGCGTTGGAATGATCAAATTCGGGAGGTATCCCGAAAAGGACGTGGCGGAGCTCGGAGCGGAAGCGGCGATGCTCGCGCTCCGGGACGCGGGTCTGGGCATCCGGGACATCCAGTTTTTCGCGAGCGGCAACCTGTTCCAGGCGCACGCGATGGTCGGGCAGCGCATTCTCCAGCAGCTCGGCCAGACGGGCATACCCGTGGTGAACGTGTCGAACGCTTGCGCGACCGGGTCGACCGCTCTCCGGGAGGCTTACCTCGGGGTCGCCACCGGCCTTTACGACATCACCCTTGCCGTGGGTTCGGAACAGATGGGAAAAGCGGGGCTCCTCGGCGGCGGAGGCCGCGGGGAGAGCGTCGAGGGCATTCTCGGGAGCGGGCTCATGCCGGCCGTTTTCGGCCAGGCCGGCGTCGAGCACATGCGGAAATACGGGACCACGATCGAGCAGTTCGCTCTCGTGTCCGTGAAAAATCACCGCCACTCGACGAAAAACCCGCTCTCGCAGTACCAGGTGGAAGTCGGCCTCGAGGACGTGCTGAACGCCAGGATGGTCGCCTACCCGAACACGCTCTACATGTGCTGTCCCACGGGGGACGGCGCAGCGGCCGTCGTCCTGGCCTCGGAGTCGGTGCAAAAACGCAAGGGGCAGCACAAACCGGTGAAAATCGCCTGCTCGGTCCTGACTTCGGATCCCTGGACCGAACGCGACCTTTCGTTTCCGGACGTGAACACGCTCACGCGCAACGCGGCCCGCGAAGCGTACGAGAAAGCGGGCGTGGGCCCGGAGGACCTGGATCTGGTCGAGCTCCACGACTGCTTCGCCACGGCGGAGCTCCTCCACTACGAGAACCTGGGCCTCTGCCAGGAAGGCGAAGGCGGCGTGCGGCTCGAGGAGGGATGGTTCGACCACGGGGGCAAGATTCCCGTCAACGTGAGCGGTGGGCTCCTCTCCAAGGGGCATCCCCTCGGGGCCACCGGAGTCGCCAACGTGACGGAAATCGTCCACCACTTGCGGGGAACGGCGGGAGACCGGCAGGTGGAGGGAGCCCGAGTGGGGCTTGCTCACGTGATCGGTCTCGGCTCGGCCTGCACGATCCACATCCTCACGTCCTAG
- a CDS encoding peptidase M48: MLSSLSHVLLWLLPLVFAVVLHEVAHGAVAYRLGDPTAARAGRLTLNPWPHVDPLGTVIVPLFLVLFGAPFVFGWAKPVPVNFALLRPRRPGMVLVAAAGPFVNFCLAAVCGVLLHVLPGWIPPGLGGTAAGLVQILLLLLQAAVVVNVVLGAFNLLPILPLDGGRVLVGLLPREPARALARLEPYGMLFVVLLLATDVLDRILGPVVRTLLRLFL; this comes from the coding sequence GTGCTTTCGTCGCTTTCCCACGTCCTTCTCTGGCTTCTGCCCCTGGTTTTCGCCGTCGTCCTGCACGAGGTCGCCCACGGGGCCGTGGCGTACCGGCTCGGCGACCCTACGGCGGCACGGGCCGGGAGGCTGACGCTCAACCCGTGGCCCCACGTCGATCCGCTCGGGACGGTCATCGTCCCCCTCTTTCTCGTTCTTTTCGGTGCGCCTTTCGTGTTCGGGTGGGCGAAGCCCGTACCCGTCAACTTCGCTCTCCTGCGGCCGCGTAGGCCGGGAATGGTGCTCGTCGCGGCCGCAGGGCCGTTCGTGAACTTCTGTCTTGCCGCAGTGTGCGGGGTCCTTCTGCACGTGTTGCCCGGGTGGATTCCCCCGGGACTCGGAGGCACGGCCGCGGGCCTGGTGCAGATCCTGCTGCTGCTCCTTCAGGCTGCCGTCGTCGTGAACGTCGTCCTCGGGGCGTTCAACCTCCTCCCCATCCTCCCCCTCGACGGCGGTCGGGTACTCGTGGGGCTCCTGCCGCGCGAGCCCGCGAGAGCCCTGGCCAGGCTCGAGCCCTACGGTATGTTGTTCGTCGTTCTTCTGCTTGCCACCGACGTTCTCGACCGGATTCTCGGACCCGTCGTGAGGACGCTTTTGCGGCTTTTCCTCTGA